Sequence from the Christiangramia fulva genome:
ACAGAACTTCTTGAAAAACCCTATAATTCCTATTGGAAAGACAAGATGCTCGAGCTGGGAGGTGAGTATATGTTGTGGTCTAATTCTCCCGAAAATCCAACTTACAATTAGGCTAATCTCGCCTGTACATTCAGTTTACCAATCAATTCCTTAGCTACCTTATAGGAATATTCTTTTTTGCGGTACTTGCTTACGGGCTGAATTCCCATGGCCACATTAGTAATGAAAATTTCGTCGGCTTTTTGTAGCTCAAAGGGTGATATTGAAGTTTCCTGAAAGTTATAATCTTCCATTTTTTTCAGAATATTGATCAGCTGTTTCCGAATTATTCCGTTTAAAGCCCCGTCGGTAAGCGGTGGCGTTTTGATCTCATTTCCTTTTACCAGAAATATATTTCCGTTAAGGGCTTCCACTACATTTTTCTTTTCGTTGATCAGCAAACAATTATCATAAGAATTCTCACGGGCAAAAATACTTCCAAGGACATTTACCGCGCGATTGTTCGATTTGATGGTAGAAAGCAAGCCACTGGTAACGTAATGATCTTTGAAAAGTTCGATTTCATAAAAATCTTCTTTCAGCAAATAAAAGGAGCTTTCCATTTTTTCAGTGCTTATCACATAACCAATTTCCCTGGTAGCGGGAGTATAATATCCTCCCTGAAGGCGATAAACAGCAAAACGAACCCTGGCAGCCTGCTGAGAAAGTTGGTTCGTTTCAATAATTTCCAGGATCTCTTTTTCCAAAAATTCGGGAGAAAACTGAGCGGGGATCTCCATTCTCATGATACGCATGGAAGCCATTAGCCGGAAATAATGGTCTTCCCAGAACATAATTTTACCGTTGATGACGCGTATGGTCTCAAAAACCGAATCACCGTAAGCAAAACCACGATTAAAAACCGATAATTTAGCTTCCTTTTCGTCGACTATTTTTCCTTCCAGATTGATCATAAAAAAACCCCGTTTTTAGCGGGGTCAAAGGTACTATTTATAAAATTGTTTTTAAACTGAACCTAAAATAGATTT
This genomic interval carries:
- a CDS encoding aminotransferase class IV, producing MINLEGKIVDEKEAKLSVFNRGFAYGDSVFETIRVINGKIMFWEDHYFRLMASMRIMRMEIPAQFSPEFLEKEILEIIETNQLSQQAARVRFAVYRLQGGYYTPATREIGYVISTEKMESSFYLLKEDFYEIELFKDHYVTSGLLSTIKSNNRAVNVLGSIFARENSYDNCLLINEKKNVVEALNGNIFLVKGNEIKTPPLTDGALNGIIRKQLINILKKMEDYNFQETSISPFELQKADEIFITNVAMGIQPVSKYRKKEYSYKVAKELIGKLNVQARLA